The Scomber japonicus isolate fScoJap1 chromosome 12, fScoJap1.pri, whole genome shotgun sequence sequence TGGGTATTTTATCTGTTCTTGTATAGGGATACAGAACACTTGGTGTTTTTAAGGTTTCACTAACCCTTatgttgtatgtgttttattggGTCTCATATGAATAATCATCGGGACATACCTTTCTGTACAAACCAATCACAGACCGTCAAAGATTTTCTAAATCTTAACAGGTTAAAAAATGGGTGACGCTCAAATGGCAGAGTTTGGGCCTGCTGCCTCTTTTCTAAGAAAGTCAGACAAGGAGCGTCTAGAAGCCCAAACTCGTATATTTGACATGAAGAAGGAGTGCTTTGTTCCTGACCCGGAGGTTGAATACGTCAAAGCAACCATCACTAGTCGTGATGGTGACAGAGTCACTGCAGAGACTGAGTTTGGAAAGGTAAAATAATTATCAAAGTGTTTGAGGGAGAGTGCTGatccacacatttttaaagaaaggcATTTGGTCAAACTtaaagtgtattattttttttcctagaCTGTCACAGTGAAGGAGTGCGATATAAACCCTCAGAACCCGCCAAAGTTTGATAAAATTGAAGACATGGCGATGTTCACCTTCCTCCATGAGCCAGCTGTGCTGTTTAACCTCAAAGAGCGTTATGCAGCATGGATGATATACGTGAGTTGAAAGCTTTTAAAACAATGTGAAGCAAAGTAAAGACTGTTCCAAACCGTGGTGAACATgttcccttccttttgtcctacATTCGTATTTCAAATGAAATCAAAGTGCGTTATGTCGGATATAATTGATTCACCTGTTTGCCTGCTTTGTGTTTCTCAGACCTACTCTGGGCTTTTCTGTGTGACTGTTAACCCCTACAAGTGGCTGCCAGTCTACAACCAAGAGGTGGTTGTTGcctacagaggaaagaagaggagtgAAGCTCCTCCTcacatcttctccatctctgacaaTGCTTACCAATACATGTTGTCAGGTATATAATCTATTTTAgccttcttttaaaaaaatattcaactcCGAAGTCATATCATCTGTAACTGATATTTTGATCATTTCTctccacagacagagaaaacCAGTCAATCCTTATCACGTAAGTCACACAGACAATCAAAATCTCTCCAATATTTGAGGCTTAAAAGACTAGAAGTAAAACTTTTTATACCTCCTGTTGTCAGTGGAGAATCTGGCGCTGGAAAGACTGTCAACACAAAGCGTGTCATTCAGTACTTTGCCAGCATTGCTGCTGCCCCATCTGGAAAGAAAGATGCAGCTTCTGAAAAGAAGGCCTGTATTTCTTTATGTTACACAACCAAAATATTAATGGTTAgccacagacttttttttcttaaacctgttctttctttgtttttttttaaaacagggCACCCTGGAGGATCAAATCATTCAGTGTAACCCTGCTCTGGAGGCCTTTGGTAATGCCAAGACCATCAGGAATGACAACTCTTCCAGATTTGTGAGTAACTGTGTGACTGCAGTGAGACTACTTAATTATCATTAATGGTCTGACAGTTCTATTTTTCCCCGAttagaaatataaatgaacCCTACTTTTCCTCACAGGGTAAATTCATCAGAATTCATTTTGACAACCGAGGAAAGCTGGCCTCTGCTGATATTGAGACTTGTGAGTAAAGCTAAAACCCTCCACACACCCAATGtccaagaaatgtattttttgtaggGTTGTGTGGTGCTGGGGACAATCCCTGTATATGAGTGGCAGGGTACACTGTGGCAGGGTACACTGTGAAtaggacacacacatttatactcaCATTTAAACCTACAGGAAATTGTATGTCGCCATTTTGCCTAACCTGAATGTCTTTAGAATGTGGTAGGAACTCTGAGCAACCCGAGAGACCCACACAGATACAGGGAGCAGACTCCATATAGAGAGACTCTTGCAAAATCAAACCCCTGAGCTTATTGCTGTACCTACTGAGTCAATATGCTGCATATGTTAATCCAAATATTTGATATTAAGTGGTGTAAGTTCCAATAGGTTTGTTttagaaaatatattatttttgtgtAGACCTTTTGAATCTGTAATTTCACAAGAAATAATAGTGTACCAGTAACTGTAGCTAAACCTACACCTATACAGCTAATATTTACATACTGGAACATAATAacctaatatatatatgttacatCTGTAAAAGACCTTCTGGAAAAGTCCCGTGTGACTTACCAGCTCAAAGCTGAGAGAGACTACCACATTTTCTACCAGATCTTGTCACAGCAAAAGCCTGAACTTCTGGGTAAGTGTACAATATATAGTACAGATACTATATGGTTATTAATGTATCATGTATTGCAAAAGAAATGTAATActttattttgtgaaatattcTTTTAGAAATGTTGCTTATTACCAACAACCCCTACGACTACGCTTTCATCTCTCAAGGAGAGACACAAGTAACCTCCATCAATGATTCTGAAGAGCTGATGGGCACTGATGTGAGCTGAACCTTTGATTCACAAAGCAATTTTATCCTAAATTAATGTATGACAAATAAGGACTCATCAAATGCTCTGTTTTGATTTCATTCAGGACGCCTTTGATGTGCTGGGCTTCACTCAGGAAGAGAAGAACAGTATTTACAAGTCTGTTGGTGCCATCATGCATTATGGTAACATGAAGTTTAAGCAGAAGCAGCGAGAGGAGCAGGCAGAGGCTGATGGCACTGAAGGTGAGAGAGACTGCCATACACTGTGTGGATGTGCatcattaataatatatatttttttatttttccattgtgACTACAAAACAAGGAGATCCAATTTTGAATTCtaatttattttgcatttgctACATCGAGACTAAAGACATCAACAACTACAAATGAATGAGTGACATCatgagggcagctgtggcttTGCAGATGTGACTCCTTGCACAACATATGGCAAGCACAGCTGAGACACCAACTGAATCTGAACCAGTTTTAAGCTGCACTGAGCAAtactgtaatgtaaaaaaatatccCTTGGAGCCATTGCAAGTCATAAACTGGGAATGTATCAAAAAGACACACTCATCCACATCAATCAGATCTTGTAATATTCATAAAGTAtatgtaaagtataaaataattgaaatggTAACAACAAGTttcaaattaaaacctgaaagcaaagcaaagttCCACCCTGGCTGAGAGTAGAaagttatttgtgttttgtttatatgtCTTATGTACATTCTCACTTTCTCAGAGGCTGACAAAGTAGCTTATCTGTTGGGCCTAAACTCTGCTGACCTCATCAAAGCTCTCTGTCATCCAAGAGTCAAAGTAGGAAATGAGTGGGTCACTAAGGGACAAAGTGTTGCCCAGGTAAGTGTATTTGACTTTTTGGTTCAGTTCCAAAATCAGATCCTGAAaggtttatttaatttttcttaTGCATTTCCTTGTTAGGTCTACTATGCTATTAGTGCACTGTCTAAGTCAGTGTATGAGAAGATGTTTCTGTGGATGGTAGTCCGTATTAACCACCAACTGGACACCAAGCAGCCCCGCCAGTACTTCATTGGTGTACTGGACATTGCTGGTTTTGAGATCTTTGATGTGAGTGTTGTCTATTATTATAGGGagataatgaattaaaatacCTTACAGATGAGAGGTGATTGTAATGATGACTATATTGTTATCCACTTTATGTTACAGTTCAACACCTTTGAGCAGCTGTGCATCAACTTCACCAATGAAAAACTGCAACAGTTTTTCAACCATCACATGTTTGTGCTGGAGCAGGAAGAGTACAAGAAAGAGGGCATTGAATGGGTTTTCATCGATTTCGGTATGGACTTGCAGGCCTGTATTGACCTGATTGAAAAGGTGAGTTTTTGGATTTGTTCAGGCATATCAGAAAATGATCATCAAGTTATATGACTCAGGTATTTCTGTAGTTTGTTCTGTTGGTTATACTTGAAACCtaatatctatttattttgttgctttgcaaaagatgacaaaatatgtattttacttttttcactGTATTCTCCTTAGCCAATGGGTATTATGTCCATCCTTGAAGAGGAGTGCATGTTCCCCAAAGCCAGTGATACCACCTTTAAAGCTAAACTCTATGACAACCACCTGGGAAAATCCAACAACTTCCAGAAGCCTAGAATTGTGAAAGGGAAACCAGAAGCTCATTTCTCCCTGGTCCACTACGCTGGAACTGTTGACTATAATATCGGCAACTGGCTGGTGAAGAACAAGGATCCTCTGAATGAGACGGTTGTTGGTCTTTTCCAGAAGTCTACTCTCAAGCTTTTAGCCGTCCTTTTTGCCGGGTATGCTGGAGCTGACTCAGGTATGTTGACAGTCataacagtaaaacattatgtaaatcaattaaaaaattaaaacaatagtATCATGTAACAGCTTCATTCAGATCAGATTACTGTACAGATTTTGTACAGGTTTCTGTGGATTATATTTAACACAGTAATTTTCATGTAGCTCAGGAATCTGGTggtggaaaaaagaagaaaggctCCTCCTTCCAAACTGTATCAGCTTTGCACAGGGTGCGCTATCTATGTTTGTTTCAAATTCACAATTTCAACAATATATAATCATTTTAGTAAAACGTagtgtaataaaatgaaaatggaaaaaaaatgtatgtgttcAAAACATGCAGGAGAACCTGAACAAGCTGATGACCAACTTGAGGTCCACTCACCCCCACTTTGTACGCTGCATCATCCCCAATGAGTCCAAAACTCCTGGGGCCATGGAGAACCCTCTGGTCATGCACCAGCTGCGCTGTAACGGTGTGCTGGAGGGCATCAGGATCTGCAGAAAGGGCTTCCCCAACAGGATCCTCTATGGAGATTTTAAACAGAGGTTTGCGTCTGATGAACAAAACTACATTTTACAACTACAGATGCATACAGGTTATTGTATTGTCAGAACTGCCTTAAAAGATATTTTgacaacatgcaaaacatttcatctgttgtatttttttcaaagataTCGTATTTTGAATCCTAATGCCATTCCTGAGGGACAGTTCATCGACAACAAGAAGGCTGCCGAGAAATTGCTGGGTTCTCTAGACATTGACCATGAGCAGTACAGACTGGGGCACACAAAGGTGAGTATTTTGAATGTTGGTTAAGAGAAAATGCAATATGTAATAACAGATACTGTAAGTATTTACTGAGTATCCAATCTACCCCTATAAAAAAGGTGTTCTTCAAAGCTGGACTGCTGGGTCAGCTAGAGGAGATGCGAGATGACAGATTAGCTCTAATCATCACTGGCATCCAAGCTCGGTCACGAGGCATTCTGGCGAGAATTGAATTTCAGAAGATTGTTGAACGCAGGTAAAAGCACTTAGCAGAGCCAAATCTTCTCAACATAAAAAACCCCCTTTGAATACAAGCAGTACTTTAAAATTAACATGTAACATTAACATACCCTCCAAACACAAACCAAACAATTGATTGAGCTGCTTTAACCTTGTTGATTGTTCCACTGCTTTCTTGTTGTTTCTTATGCACTTGTCTACATCCAGTCATTAATTATTACtactttattactttaattATGAAACAAATTAACTTTTGTCTAGTACACTTTCTCATTGCACCTGTACTCTAGCTTCTAGAGAATTTGTACCATTACTATTTTTGACGCATCTAATGCTTGTGTTGCTTTTAAGTGGTTTTGgataaaaatgtctaaaaagaGGTAGAAAATTGATCTTTAAGGACAATGATAATCTGTTATCAACAGGGATGCACTAGTTGTTATCCAGTGGAACGTCCGTTCCTTCATGGGGGTCAAGAATTGGCCCTGGATGAAGATGTTCTTCAAGATCAAACCTCTGCTGAGGTCAGCGGAGACTGAGAAGGAGATGGCCAACATGAAAGAAGAATTCCTAAAGTTGAAAGAAGCTTATGCAAAGTCTGAAGCTCGTAGGAAGGAATTAGAGGAGAAAATGGTCTCTATTCTCCAAGAGAAGAATGACCTGCAGCTCCAAGTTCAAACTGTATGTTTTAACAATATTTCTGTAAGCATTACAATAAATGTTACAATCACACCAAGTCTCCTAATACTGTATGGcatgctttgtgtttttaataacaGGAACAAGATAATCTGTGTGATTCTGAAGAAAGATGCGAGGGTTTGATCAAGAGCAAGATTCAGCTGGAGGCAAAACTCAAAGAGCTGACAGAAAGaatggaggatgaggaggagatgaaTGCAGAACTCACTGCTAAGAAGAGGAAGTTGGAGGACGAGtgctctgagctgaagaaagatATCGATGACTTAGAGTTAACTCTAGCTAAAGTGGAAAAAGAGAAGCATGCCACCGAAAACAAGGTACTGCAAAACACTCAAAGTGACTATGTGTCCCAAATAACATCCATGTTCAAGTCCTTCATAAAAATGTCTTGTGGCAATAGGTAAAAAACCTGACTGAGGAAATGGCTGCTTTGGAGGAAATGATTGCCAAGTTGACCAAGGAAAAGAAAGCCTTACAGGAAGCTCATCAGCAAACGCTGGATGACTTGCAGAGTGAAGAAGACAAAGTCAACACTCTGACCAAGGCCAAGACTAAGCTGGAACAGCAAGTGGATGATGTAAGAATTTACTAAATCATATGGCTTTGTATATAATAAAAGGTAAAtgagtttgacaaaaaaaagcatttatgaCCATCCACAGCTTGAAGGGTCCCTAGAGCAAGAGAAGAAAGTGCGTATGGACCTTGAGAGAGCAAAGCGGAAGCTTGAAGGAGACCTGAAGTTAGCTCAAGAGAGTATCATGGACCTTGAAAATGACAAGCAGCAACTTGAAGAGAGGCTGAAAAAGTAATATGAAAAGactattttaataaacacaaacagattgTAAGTATTTGTCAGCTAGTTcaatttacactttttttcatCCACAGGAAAGATTTTGAAATGAGCCAAATCAATGGCAAACTAGAGGATGAACAGGCGGTAAACGCTCAGCTCCAGAAAAAATTGAAGGAGTTGCAGGTAaaaatttaaatgcaaattgaGTAAACTTTAAACTAGTACATGAATATGATATTTTAAGACCACAATTTAGACCAATATTAAGGTTTTACTTAATTTTGGTCTAGGCCCGAATCGAAGAGCTGGAAGAAGAGCTTGAGGCAGAGCGAGCTGCCCGAGCCAAGGTGGAAAAGCAGAGAGCTGACTTGTCcagagagctggaggagatCAGCGAGAGGCTGGAGGAGGCTGGTGGAGCAACCGCTGCTCAGATTGAGATGAACAAGAAGAGGGAGGCTGAGTTCCAGAAAGTCCGCAGAGACCTTGAAGAGGCCACTCTGCAGCATGAAGCCACTGCTGCTACCCTGAGGAAGAAACAAGCTGACAGTGTTGCTGATCTCGGGGAGCAGATTGACAACCTGCAGAGAGTCAAGCAGAaactggagaaggagaagagtgAGCTCAGACTGGAACTGGACGATGTCGTTTCCAATATGGAACAGACTGTGAAGTCTAAGGTAAAGTActaatttgtattatttgttgTTCTACtgaatttcttttaaattacaATTTTCTTTGTAAGACAAATGTAACCCAACTTGGTGCTATTGTTGATGCTTTATGTTTTCAGAATAATTTGGAGAAAATGTGCAGGTCTCTGGAAGACCAGATGAatgaatacaaaacaaaatcagaGGAAGGACAGCGTACCATTAATGACTTCAACATGCAGAGAGCAAAGCTTCAAACTGAAAATGGTATGTATCTGATTTGAACAGAGTGTTTTGTCTGTTGTATTATGAAGTACCCATTGTTTCACTCTTCTTTTCTCAAAATTAGGTGAACTTGCAAGGCAGCTTGAAGAAAAGGATTCCCTGGTGTCTCAACTCACCAGAGGAAAACAGTCCCATACTCAACAAATTGAGGACCTGAAAAGACAACTGGAGGAAGAAATCAAGGTAGCAAACAAATACCAGTGAGAACATCTTTGGTTCATATGGTGGTATCTAAAGATGCATGAaggttttctttcatttcaggcCAAGAATGCATTAGCTCATGGAGTCCAGTCTGCTCGTCATGACTGTGACCTGCTCAGGGAGCAatatgaggaggagcaggaggctAAGGCTGAACTGCAGCGCAGCATGTCCAAGGCCAACTCTGAGGTGGCTCAGTGGAGAACTAAGTACGAAACTGATGCCATCCAGAGGACCGAGGAACTGGAGGATGCAAAGTAAGTAAAAttaattttcacacaaacaatgcttaaaagttaaaaagcaATCTGATTAAATTCTGTCATAATCTAGAAAGAAGCTGGCTCAGCGTCTGCAGGATGCTGAGGAGGCGGTTGAAGCAGTGAATGCTAAATGTTCTTCTCTGGAAAAGACCAAACACAGACTGCAGAATGAGATTGAAGATCTCATGGTGGATGTAGAGAGgtctaatgctgctgctgctgctctagaCAAGAAGCAAAGAAACTTTGATAAGGTTtaaattgattcatttattattattactttattgtAGGTATAAGGTAAATCATTTATCTAAAATATACACTATTTCTCAGGTCTTGTCAGAATGGAAACAGAAGTATGAAGAGTCTCAAACAGAGCTAGAGAGCTCTCAGAAGGAAGCCAGGTCTTTGAGCACCGAGCTCTTCAAACTGAAGAACTCCTATGAGGAATCTATTGAGCATCTGGAGAccatgaagagagagaacaagaactTACAAGGTCAGTGTGATTAATTACTTAAAACCTTTGATGAATCATTTTCTtacaacattacatttacatttgtttcattttgacatttagagGAAATATCTGACCTCACTGAACAAATTGGTGAGGGTGGAAAGAGTATTCATGAGCTTGAGAAGATTCGAAAACAGCTGGAACAAGAGAAGTCTGAAATACAAACAGCTctggaagaggcagaggtcTGTTCTGTCTTCTGATGAACAACAAGGTAAAATCCTGTTAAAAAGAACCTATGTGACATTTTTCTGACATCTTTCTAGGCTACTTTGGAACACGAGGAAGGAAAAATTCTCAGAGCCCAGCTGGAATTTAATCAGGTCAAGGCTGACATTGAGCGCAAGCTGACggagaaagatgaagagatgGAGCAAGCAAAGAGAAACCAACAGCGTGTTGTCGATACTCTTCAGAGCTCTCTTGAGTCTGAGACCCGCAGCAGGAATGAGGCCCTCcgtttgaaaaagaaaatggaggGAGACCTCAATGAGATGGAGATCCAGCTTAGCCAGGCCAACAGGCAGGCAGCTGAGGCCCAGAAACAACTTAAATCTATACATACACATCTGAAGGTATGCATTttattcacaataaaataacactgaGGACATACTGTATTATGTCATAACTGGGATTAACTTGCTTCATAATAAATGTCACACTCCAGGATTCCCAGCTCCAGCTTGATGACGCTCTTCGAGCCAGCGATGATCTGAAGGAAAACATTGCAATTGTTGAGAGACGCAACAATCTGCTTCAGGCTGAGGTGGAGGAACTCAGGTCTGGTCTTGAACAAACTGAGAGAGGTCGCAAACTTGCTGAGCAAGAGCTGCTGGATGTTAGTGAGAGGGTGCAGCTACTGCACTCACAGGTAAGATGCAGTCATTGGTACAGTTCTTTCCTATTTCAGTTCTTTTCctattgttttacatttactgAGGAATTCACTGATAAAATTTTGCATTAACCCAGAACACAAGTTTGCTCAACCAAAAGAAGAAACTGGAGTCTGACTCAGCCCAGTTTCAGACAGAAGTAGAGGACGCATTGCAGGAGTGCAGAAATGCTGAAGAGAAGGCCAAGAAGGCCATTACTGATGCTGCCATGATGGCAGAGGAGCTGAAGAAGGAACAAGACACCAGTGCTCACCTTGAGCGTATGAAGAAGAACATGGAGCAAACCATCAAAGACCTGCAGCACCGTCTGGATGAAGCTGAATCCATCGCCATGAAGGGAGGCAAGAAACAAGTGCAGAAGCTTGAGGCCAGAGTAAGTATCAATCATTCAAGAGAAATCAAGCGAAAAATCTAATggaaaacactaaataattataatttgacaTATTGAACATATTAGAACAGATCTAAGCTGAATGACCCTCCTCCCCCCCACAGATCAGAGAACTGGAGACTGAGGTAGAGAATGAACAAAGAAAGTCCAGTGATGCTGTCAAGGGTGTACGAAAATATGAGAGACGAATCAAAGAATTGACCTATCAAGTAAGTTTCAATTCAATTAATAAATAGTAGAGCACTTAGTGTGTAATTTGTATTCAAAACTGTAATTGTTTCgttcctttttgttttcagacagaaGAGGATCGTAAGAATCTTGCCCGTCTGCAAGATCTGGTAGACAAGCTACAGCTTAAAGTCAAATCCTACAAGAGAACCTCAGAGGAGGCTGTAAGCACTCTCAGTATTTTAggaaaactaactaactaaaaaagtatgaagaaaaaaatataatatagaaCAGACAGCACAAAATCTGGTCATATTTCCACAGTTGAGAAGTAGAACATCTAATGAAGGTTTGATTAAATGACTTTATAACAGGACTTGTCTTCACACACTGATAAAGATATTGTGTGTCTACAGGAGGAACAGGCCAACAGTCATCTCACCAAGTTCCGTAAACTTCAACATGAGCTTGATGAAGCTGAAGAGAGAGCTGACATCGCTGAGTCTCAGGTCAACAAGATACGCGCCAAGAGCCGTGATGTGGGGTCAAAGGTAAAttcttaatttgtttttaaaaaacgtTATTTTTATGTTGGGCACACCACATGCCTGTTTTGGTAGCCAGTTATGCCCCCAGTATAATTATAGAGTGCTGAGACAACTTCTTAACTAATATGAAGGACAATTAACCTTCATAATGTTTTGATTGTTGCATTGCTTTACACATTGCAATACTTTGAAAACATTTTGCTCAcggtttttctttctcttatttcaGAAAGGACACGATGAGGAGTGAAGCTGATGGAATAAATTCTTGTTTCTGAGGCATCTGTTGTCTGGCTGATGGTGTCTCCCTAAGCATGTGGTTGTTGTTCAGTAGAATAAAGTTAATCTGCATCTCAAATTttgctttgactttttttttatttatttttttactttacctTGACTTAGTACATTtgtaacaaaaaacaagcaaagtGGGTTCCTATGAATTGTTTGTAACAGGTGTATAAATACAATACTATAACTATACCCTGCTCATAGAATATAAGAATGTAGCTACACTGTACAACAACTGCCACAAGCTTTTTATAAACAAAATGGATTTTCTTCTGTGCAAATgattaatcaaaataatgtgGAATGGAGTTGGTTTGCTTGTATTATCATTGACATACCAAACATACAGTGACATACTGATGGACATACAAGCGGAAATAGATTCTTGTATTAAATACAAACCATACATTATGATCTGTGTATATGTATAGTAtcaatataatacataatagttagtgaaaaaattaattaaaatgttaatatttgtgGTATTTCATGACTTAACTGGGGAATGGTAGAAAGATAGTTTTAGATTGTTTGAATTTTGAATTCTGTATGTGCTTTATGAACCATTTTATGTCCAGTACAGCACATTCACCAACATTGCCATACCACTAATACATATGTAGTGAATTACTGCCAAACAGATAATGACcagttatgtattttattatgtattgtgtTGCACCTCTCACCACAACTAGCGACACTGATGGGTGGGGTCAGAAGTGTGCTCCGTTGTAACCTcacccaacagtgatgtcagtgtAGCAACACTATGGTGTATACTTCTCCAACACTGCAGTGGGGATAGAACTTAAACCAGAGGACCACATGGTGTTAAGTTTCTCTTTAAAAGTATAAATGATGCCAGTGGTTTTAAACTTTCATCTTACTAATAGAACTACTGTATAGGAAAGGACATAATGAATCAGTTGCTACATACTAAAACCGAACCGTTGAAGTCCTGCTGAACTTGAACAGTCTTCTAAAAGTATAATTTCCCCTGATGACAGTGGATAGGATATTTCACCAAATTAAGTTTTAGGGACAGTCAGCACAACCCAGTAGTCAGAAGTGTTAGAGGTGTGTGACTTCACTGTCCATCAGTAAAGAATGTTATTGTAGCATAAATCCACAACCTCAACATTATTATTTCACATGTTACAATAAAAGAGTGGTGTATTCATGTATATAGATAGAGGTAACTGTTTGATTATTGACTTGTTACAAACATGGTACAGTTTTAGTAACATAAAATACCAGATACAGTTACTAACTACCAGTCATTTTCTTATAGGCTCACCTGTTATTTTGTAGGTAGTTGATGAGGTCTCTGTCCTAAGATTTCTGCTGTTTCTAAATTAAAGGATAAAATATTAGATTTCAAGGAATTTATGACCAAAAGTACTTGTACTCTCttaatttttaaatgtgacattaTTACAGATAAAGTGAAAGTTATATATAACAGCATATTATTGAAATGCATTACAATAGATGTGTTAGTatgtataaattaataaatacaaaatgcaatgtatcattttttttaaatcattaaagcATATATCTTTAAGAGTAATTCATTACTACAATATCGCTACTCTGAATCCATTAGTAAGA is a genomic window containing:
- the LOC128369135 gene encoding myosin-7-like, which produces MGDAQMAEFGPAASFLRKSDKERLEAQTRIFDMKKECFVPDPEVEYVKATITSRDGDRVTAETEFGKTVTVKECDINPQNPPKFDKIEDMAMFTFLHEPAVLFNLKERYAAWMIYTYSGLFCVTVNPYKWLPVYNQEVVVAYRGKKRSEAPPHIFSISDNAYQYMLSDRENQSILITGESGAGKTVNTKRVIQYFASIAAAPSGKKDAASEKKGTLEDQIIQCNPALEAFGNAKTIRNDNSSRFGKFIRIHFDNRGKLASADIETYLLEKSRVTYQLKAERDYHIFYQILSQQKPELLEMLLITNNPYDYAFISQGETQVTSINDSEELMGTDDAFDVLGFTQEEKNSIYKSVGAIMHYGNMKFKQKQREEQAEADGTEEADKVAYLLGLNSADLIKALCHPRVKVGNEWVTKGQSVAQVYYAISALSKSVYEKMFLWMVVRINHQLDTKQPRQYFIGVLDIAGFEIFDFNTFEQLCINFTNEKLQQFFNHHMFVLEQEEYKKEGIEWVFIDFGMDLQACIDLIEKPMGIMSILEEECMFPKASDTTFKAKLYDNHLGKSNNFQKPRIVKGKPEAHFSLVHYAGTVDYNIGNWLVKNKDPLNETVVGLFQKSTLKLLAVLFAGYAGADSAQESGGGKKKKGSSFQTVSALHRENLNKLMTNLRSTHPHFVRCIIPNESKTPGAMENPLVMHQLRCNGVLEGIRICRKGFPNRILYGDFKQRYRILNPNAIPEGQFIDNKKAAEKLLGSLDIDHEQYRLGHTKVFFKAGLLGQLEEMRDDRLALIITGIQARSRGILARIEFQKIVERRDALVVIQWNVRSFMGVKNWPWMKMFFKIKPLLRSAETEKEMANMKEEFLKLKEAYAKSEARRKELEEKMVSILQEKNDLQLQVQTEQDNLCDSEERCEGLIKSKIQLEAKLKELTERMEDEEEMNAELTAKKRKLEDECSELKKDIDDLELTLAKVEKEKHATENKVKNLTEEMAALEEMIAKLTKEKKALQEAHQQTLDDLQSEEDKVNTLTKAKTKLEQQVDDLEGSLEQEKKVRMDLERAKRKLEGDLKLAQESIMDLENDKQQLEERLKKKDFEMSQINGKLEDEQAVNAQLQKKLKELQARIEELEEELEAERAARAKVEKQRADLSRELEEISERLEEAGGATAAQIEMNKKREAEFQKVRRDLEEATLQHEATAATLRKKQADSVADLGEQIDNLQRVKQKLEKEKSELRLELDDVVSNMEQTVKSKNNLEKMCRSLEDQMNEYKTKSEEGQRTINDFNMQRAKLQTENGELARQLEEKDSLVSQLTRGKQSHTQQIEDLKRQLEEEIKAKNALAHGVQSARHDCDLLREQYEEEQEAKAELQRSMSKANSEVAQWRTKYETDAIQRTEELEDAKKKLAQRLQDAEEAVEAVNAKCSSLEKTKHRLQNEIEDLMVDVERSNAAAAALDKKQRNFDKVLSEWKQKYEESQTELESSQKEARSLSTELFKLKNSYEESIEHLETMKRENKNLQEEISDLTEQIGEGGKSIHELEKIRKQLEQEKSEIQTALEEAEATLEHEEGKILRAQLEFNQVKADIERKLTEKDEEMEQAKRNQQRVVDTLQSSLESETRSRNEALRLKKKMEGDLNEMEIQLSQANRQAAEAQKQLKSIHTHLKDSQLQLDDALRASDDLKENIAIVERRNNLLQAEVEELRSGLEQTERGRKLAEQELLDVSERVQLLHSQNTSLLNQKKKLESDSAQFQTEVEDALQECRNAEEKAKKAITDAAMMAEELKKEQDTSAHLERMKKNMEQTIKDLQHRLDEAESIAMKGGKKQVQKLEARIRELETEVENEQRKSSDAVKGVRKYERRIKELTYQTEEDRKNLARLQDLVDKLQLKVKSYKRTSEEAEEQANSHLTKFRKLQHELDEAEERADIAESQVNKIRAKSRDVGSKKGHDEE